The Arachis hypogaea cultivar Tifrunner chromosome 14, arahy.Tifrunner.gnm2.J5K5, whole genome shotgun sequence genome has a segment encoding these proteins:
- the LOC140178698 gene encoding sucrose transport protein SUC1-like, translated as MLEISINMIDARCRDFLDDLASRDQPKIRLAYQFFSFFMAVRNKLGYLATLFSIFDVLLAFTVTKACDRFCANMKSISILSILLLQLLTAVVVFCVQKKLALPEKESSGREEDDDRCAQVKCFREMFRTMKRRNKTQHVIQPLHGPKHFSEAFDSSSLFPHT; from the coding sequence ATGTTGGAGATTTCGATCAACATGATCGATGCCCGCTGCAGAGACTTCCTAGATGATCTTGCTAGCAGAGACCAACCAAAGATCAGACTGGCATACCAATTCTTCTCATTCTTCATGGCAGTCAGAAATAAACTGGGTTACTTGGCTACCTTATTTAGCATATTCGATGTTTTGTTGGCATTCACCGTGACAAAAGCATGTGATAGGTTCTGCGCAAATATGAAAAGCATATCAATTCTCTCAATCCTTCTTCTACAGTTATTGACGGCTGTGGTTGTGTTCTGCGTCCAGAAAAAGCTAGCATTACCTGAGAAGGAGTCAAGTGGGAGAGAAGAGGATGATGACAGATGCGCACAAGTTAAATGCTTTCGAGAAATGTTTCGGACCATGAAGAGGCGGAATAAAACCCAACATGTTATTCAGCCTCTTCATGGTCCGAAACATTTCTCGGAAGCATTTGACTCCTCTTCCCTCTTCCCTCACACTTGA
- the LOC112743061 gene encoding sucrose transport protein SUC7-like: MFAGAVGATISFWTIGFAKDIGYAFRDNLCDYTQYSALIIFGIGLWMLEILINMIDARCRDFLDDLASRDQPKNRQPNQFFSFIMEVRNELGYLAVLFSRFDVMLVFTMTKACDRFCANAKSISIFSILLLPLLTAVALFCVQNKIALAEEESSVREEEDDRCALVKCF, translated from the coding sequence ATGTTTGCGGGTGCCGTTGGCGCCACCATATCTTTTTGGACAATTGGATTCGCCAAAGACATTGGGTATGCCTTTAGAGACAACCTCTGCGATTATACTCAGTATAGTGCCTTAATCATTTTTGGGATCGGATTGTGGATGTTGGAGATTTTGATCAACATGATCGATGCCCGCTGTAGAGACTTCCTTGATGATCTTGCCAGCAGAGACCAACCAAAGAACAGACAGCCAAACCAGTTCTTCTCATTCATCATGGAAGTTAGAAATGAACTGGGTTACTTGGCCGTATTATTTAGTAGATTCGATGTTATGTTGGTATTCACAATGACAAAAGCATGTGATAGGTTCTGCGCAAATGCGAAAAGCATATCAATTTTCTCAATCCTTCTTCTACCGTTATTGACGGCTGTGGCTCTGTTCTGCGTCCAGAACAAGATAGCATTAGCTGAGGAGGAGTCAAGTGTGAGGGAAGAGGAAGATGACAGATGCGCACTAGTTAAATGCTTCTGA